Part of the Catalinimonas alkaloidigena genome is shown below.
TACAAAAAGCTTATTAGAGAAAGTTCTTTAGATGAAGCGCCTTGCGCGCCGATGACGCTTTCATTGCTTGCCCATTTTTCAGTAATGACCAGGCTAAAAGTGCCTGAGAACTCCAGCCTGTATTCTAAAATGAGGGTATACAATGGAGAGACATTAAAAGAAACAGACCCAAACGCTAAATCCATTCAGGAGTATCGTGATGATGCTGGGATCAACGAGGGAATGAAAGGTGTTTCTACTCGCTTCGCATTTAAAGTACTTTCCAAGGTGTTTAATTTTGATAACGAAGAGTTAGCTGCCAATCCGGTACACCTGCTCTATGTACTTGAGCAAGAGGTGATAAAGCTTGAAATGGATAAAGAAACTGAAGAAAGGTATCTGAATATCATCAAGTCAATTCTTGCTAATAAGTATGCAGAATTCATTGCTGATGAAATACAAAAAGCATATATAGAGTCTTATGGAACTTATGGCCAGAATATTTTTGAAAAGTATGTCATTTATGCTGATTACTGGATTCAGAATAATGATTACCGTGATCCTGATTCCGGTGAGATATTGGACAGAAGTATGCTGAATGAAGAATTGGAAAAAATAGAAAAGCCTGCTGGTATAGCTAATCCTAAAGACTTCAGGGCAGAGGTTACCAACTTTACTTTAAGGTATAAAGCCAATAATGGTGGTAAGACTCCCCGCTGGGATGCATATGAAAAAATTAAAAACGTGATTGAGAAAAAAATCTTCACTAATACTGAAGATCTTCTTCCAGTGATTTCTTTCAATGCCAAAAGCAACGATGAGGATGAAAAAAAACACCGTGACTTTACTAAAAGAATGATGGAAAGAGGTTATACGTCTAAGCAGATTAGAATTCTTGTAGATTGGTTTATGAGAGTGAGAAAGACAATGGCTTAAGACTGATGGTCTAATCCTGATAACTGCACTTATGTATGAGTAACATTATTGATAGACGTAAGAATACGAAAGGTAAATCTACTAACAATCGTCAGAAATTTTTGAAGAGGGTTGAAGATCAGATTAAAGAAGCTATTCCAGATATAATCAGTCAGGAAAGTATAAAGGATAGCAGTGGGGGAGGTAAAGTAAAAGTCCCGATTAAGGGGATAAGTGAGCCCAATTTCAGACATGATCCCCGTTCAGGTAAAAAACATTACATAAGGCCTGGTAACGACAAGTTCTCAGAGGGAGACCAAATACCCAAACCAGAAGGTGAAGGTAAAGGCTCTGGAAAAGGAAAGGGATCCAATAGCCCTGAAGTTACCCAGGATGATTTTGTAGTTATATTGAGCAGGGAAGAATTTCTTAAATACTTCTTTGAAGATCTAGAATTGCCAAATATGGTTAAAAAGTACATGGAGAGTACCACTACTTTTAAAAATCATAGGGCAGGCTATACAAAAAATAGTGTGCCATCACGCCTTAATGTAAAAACCAGTTATCAGCAATCATTAGCACGACAGATCTCAATTGGTGGTGTGTATGCACAAAAAATTAAGAAGCTTCAAGAGCAACTTGCACACGAAAAAGATGAGCAGGTACGCTTAGACTTAGAAACTGAGATTAAAAGGCTGGTAAAATTAAAAGACACTATACCTTTTTTTGAAGATGTTGACTTAAGGTATAATAATTTTGAACGTGTACCACAGCCCGCAACTTCCGCTGTCATGTTTTGTATTATGGACGTATCAGCCTCAATGGGTTACCACGAAAAAGATATCGCCAAGCGTTTTTTCACTTTGTTATATATCTTCCTTACTAAACAGTATACCAATGTAGATATCGTTTATATTAGACATCATACCGAATCTAAAGAAGTAGATGAGGAAGAGTTCTTCAATTCCCGGGAAAGTGGAGGTACAGTAGTAGCTCCATCTTTGAAATTAATGCATAAAATAATGAAAGAGCGGTATGATCCCCAGGTGTGGAATGTATACTGCTGTCAAGCCTCGGATGGAGATGTGTGGTCTAATGGTGATGCAGTAGAGTGTAGCCAGATCTTGAAAAATGATGTTCTTACAGAGATTCAATACATGGCCTACATTGAGATCAAAAACCGTGGACTGGAAGGTTACTTATGGCATGCTTATAAAAAGCTTAGAAAAGTAGAAAACTTTTCAATGAAAAACATCAACGATGTAAGCCAAATATGGCCGGTATTTAAAGCTCTATTTAAAAAGAAAAGTTTGGTAAATGATGATAACTAAACTATGCATCAGCTAAAATAATAGATTTATTTACTATGATGGATAAGGAAAAATTTAAAGAAATGTTTAGCAGTCCTAATTGGGACTTTGAAACTATAAAGGCAGCTGACGAACTGACAAGCTGGGTTGGTAAAGAGTATTTTAAACTGGATACTTATATCAACCAGATCGAGATTGTTACATCTGAGCAAATGCTTGATGCCTATTCTCTTATTGGTTTGCCGACTTCTTATCCTCACTGGAAATTTGGTAAAGATTTCGTTATTAATCAAAGTAGCTATAAGAAAGGCCAGATGGGACTTTCCTATGAGATGGTGATAAATTCCGACCCCTGCATCAGTTACAATATGGAAAATAATTCTACTTGTATGATGCTTTTGGTGATTGCGCATGCCTGCCAGGGACATAATGCCTTCTTCAAAAATAACTATATGTTTAAAGATTGGACTTCAGCTGACTCCATTCTTGATTATATGGTATTCGCCAGGGATTATATTATGATGTGTGAAGAAGAGTATGGGGATGAGGAAGTTGAAAAGGTATTGGATGCCTGCCATTCACTGATGGACCATGGTGTTGATAAGTATAAAAAGCCCCCTAAACTATCTGCTGAGAAAGAAAGAGAGCGGTTAAAACGCTTGACAAAAGCAAAAAAAGAAAACTACAATGAATTACTCAGAACGCTTCCAACCGAAGATGCTCTACTAAAGCAAGAAAAATACAGAAAGCAAAAAAAATATCCACTAGAACCAGAGGAGAACCTTCTTTACTTCATTGAAAAAAATGCTCCAACGCTTCCTATCTGGAAAAGAGAGATTATCAGGATTGTGCGAAAAGTAGCGCAATACTATTATCCACAAACGATGACCAAGGTAATGAATGAGGGGTTTGCTACATTCATGCATTATCATATCATCAATAAATTATTTGACCTAGGTTATCTAGGTGATGGTTTTATGTTGGAGTTTCTCAAAAGCCATAGCGGTGTAATTTTCCAACCAGATTATAATAGCAAGTTCTTTTCTGGTCTGAATCCCTACACCTTGGGCTTTAATATCTTTATGGATATTAAACGAATTTGCCAAGATCCTACTGAAGAGGATAAAGCCTGGTTTCCAGATTTGATTGGTAAGGATTGGTTGGATGAGGTTCATTATGCCATGGAAAATTTCAGGGATGATAGCTTCATCGCTCAATATTTATCACCTAAAGTAATTCGCGATATGAAGCTTTTTGGGATTTTTGATGATGAGGATAATGAATATTATGAAATTAAGGCCATCCATAATGAGAGGGGGTATCGTAAAATTCGTGAGATGTTAAGTAATCAGTATGATAGATCAAATCGTGTACCTGATATTCAGGTTGATCAGGTTGATTTGCATAAAACAAGTAAGCTGACACTTATACATAACATACACGATGAAAAACTTTTGGATGAAGATGAAGCTGATAGCACTGTGAGGCACGTAAGGCATTTGTGGGAGTTTCCAGTAGAATTACATTCCAGAAATAAAGCGGGTATAGACGAAGATTTTTACGAATGTTAAAGCCGCGTATCACTTAGCTTAATTCTTTGTGCTTTTCTAAGAAACTCTATTAGGTGCGAACTCATTTGTGATGAAAGCCTAGGGTCAAAAGTGACTCTTTCAACATTATTAATAAATATTTGTCTGCTTTTGATATCAGCGTTTTTAACGATGTGGAAAATTATTTTCAGGAGTGACTCCAGCGTTTCATGCTGTAGTCTCATGTCAAAAATGATTTGTTTAGTTTTTTCCTGAAAAACAAGTGACGTGTTTTCTATATGTCTGAGTAGTTCTAGTTTCACCTCAAAGTTTGTCCAATATGCCTGTTCACTCATGCTTATGCATAGAATTCAGCCGCTGTATTACCAGCTTCTTTATAGTCTCTGAAGAGTTCGTGTACAGCTTCCGGTCCGGATAAGCCGCTGCATAAAATACAGACTGTCCCTCCATTACCATTAGCAGTTACTCTGGCTCCATGCAATCCTTTTTTATCGCCTTTATCTTTAACCATTTGTACTATCAGATCGGTCTTGTCATTGCCTAATCCGCATGCAGAATAACTCTGATGAGACTGATACATAAGCTCACCCATGAGCTGCAGCCTATTGGAATAATTCTGAAATTCTGTAGTATAATTTCTTAGAATCTGAGCGAATAATTTTATCCTGAAGTTTTCATAAACTGGATGTTTAGTAATGTTTTTGAGAAGATAATTTTTATCCCTGTCAATAAAGGAAATCGGATCTATAATTTTTTTGTATTTCTCTAAAAACTCTTGCCCGTTGATAGTATCTGGCAATGAAGGAAGATGGTTTTTTTCAAAATCGGATGGTGAAATATTGGCAAGGTATCCACCATAGGGTAATTTACTGAAGTCTTGTGTTTCTTTTGCCACTTCCAGATCCCTCAGCGTAGCACCACTATTCAAAGCAATCATCGTATACCCCATAAAAGATGCAGTACGTACATCAGATGATATATCCAGTTTTGTTTCCTGATTTTCACCACTATTGATGCCAACAAAATAGACCTGGTCGGGAAGGTCAATAGGATGATATACCTCATGGGGCTGGCAAATAAGTGGTATTAGCTTGTTTTGCTTACTATGGTGAGCTACGAGCTGATCCATAATACCATTCGCTGTACCAGCTACCAGGTTTTCAGCTTTTTGGGCAATAATCGGGATTTCATAAGTGCTCATATTAAGATTAAGACAGCTAACTATAGCCTTCAATACTGCTACCTGCAAGGAGGCAGATGAGCCAAGTCCTTTACCAATAGGCACATCTGTAGTGATAAGCATATCTATGCCTTCAGGCTTCAGCTTACGGCTATCGTTAAGTATAAGTAGACAACCTACAATATAAATTGCCCATTCTCCACCTTCTTTTTGTA
Proteins encoded:
- a CDS encoding YeaH/YhbH family protein — its product is MSNIIDRRKNTKGKSTNNRQKFLKRVEDQIKEAIPDIISQESIKDSSGGGKVKVPIKGISEPNFRHDPRSGKKHYIRPGNDKFSEGDQIPKPEGEGKGSGKGKGSNSPEVTQDDFVVILSREEFLKYFFEDLELPNMVKKYMESTTTFKNHRAGYTKNSVPSRLNVKTSYQQSLARQISIGGVYAQKIKKLQEQLAHEKDEQVRLDLETEIKRLVKLKDTIPFFEDVDLRYNNFERVPQPATSAVMFCIMDVSASMGYHEKDIAKRFFTLLYIFLTKQYTNVDIVYIRHHTESKEVDEEEFFNSRESGGTVVAPSLKLMHKIMKERYDPQVWNVYCCQASDGDVWSNGDAVECSQILKNDVLTEIQYMAYIEIKNRGLEGYLWHAYKKLRKVENFSMKNINDVSQIWPVFKALFKKKSLVNDDN
- a CDS encoding SpoVR family protein, producing the protein MMDKEKFKEMFSSPNWDFETIKAADELTSWVGKEYFKLDTYINQIEIVTSEQMLDAYSLIGLPTSYPHWKFGKDFVINQSSYKKGQMGLSYEMVINSDPCISYNMENNSTCMMLLVIAHACQGHNAFFKNNYMFKDWTSADSILDYMVFARDYIMMCEEEYGDEEVEKVLDACHSLMDHGVDKYKKPPKLSAEKERERLKRLTKAKKENYNELLRTLPTEDALLKQEKYRKQKKYPLEPEENLLYFIEKNAPTLPIWKREIIRIVRKVAQYYYPQTMTKVMNEGFATFMHYHIINKLFDLGYLGDGFMLEFLKSHSGVIFQPDYNSKFFSGLNPYTLGFNIFMDIKRICQDPTEEDKAWFPDLIGKDWLDEVHYAMENFRDDSFIAQYLSPKVIRDMKLFGIFDDEDNEYYEIKAIHNERGYRKIREMLSNQYDRSNRVPDIQVDQVDLHKTSKLTLIHNIHDEKLLDEDEADSTVRHVRHLWEFPVELHSRNKAGIDEDFYEC